A stretch of Aedes aegypti strain LVP_AGWG chromosome 2, AaegL5.0 Primary Assembly, whole genome shotgun sequence DNA encodes these proteins:
- the LOC5574026 gene encoding serine protease snake, translating into MGLRVGFYLTLFAVLVQGQRISERKCEEYRKLTIKTTAIIPLVVNPNPLKVTSFNCSKTVDLIVGGEVAKKNEFPHQALLGWISPDDPEEYKFECGGSLISERYVLTAAHCFKRGNPDIVRLGEHNIDDDSDNQVDFEIESIERHPEYKFRASYHDIALIKLKENVRFSKVIRPACLWTGQNINVSALIATGFGSMETAGSGSNLLRKVVLQFIDRQICKRQFTGRQFKAGIIDEQLCIGSETSGKDTCQGDSGGPIQTILEPKGCTYHIIAVTSLGPLSCGNSPALYTKVSGYIDWIEGIVWKDE; encoded by the exons ATGGGCCTTCGCGTTGGCTTCTATTTGACACTGTTTGCAGTGCTAGTTCAAG GTCAGCGCATATCAGAGAGAA AATGTGAAGAGTACCGAAAGCTCACCATCAAGACTACGGCCATCATTCCGTTGGTTGTCAATCCCAATCCGCTGAAGGTTACCAGTTTCAATTGCTCGAAAACCGTGGATTTGATTGTGGGAGGAGAAGTGGCCAAAAAGAATGAGTTCCCACACCAGGCTCTGTTGGGTTGGATATCACCGGACGATCCAGAGGAATACAAGTTTGAATGCGGCGGGTCTTTGATTAGCGAGAGATATGTCCTCACAGCTGCACACTGCTTCAAGAGGGGAAATCCCGACATTGTACGCCTAGGAGAGCACAATATAGATGACGATTCTGACAATCAGGTGGATTTTGAGATTGAGTCGATTGAGAGGCATCCTGAGTACAAGTTTCGTGCGTCATATCATGACATTGCGCTTATCAAGTTGAAGGAAAATGTGcgtttttcaaaagttattcgaCCTGCTTGCTTGTGGACCGGGCAGAACATCAATGTGAGCGCTTTGATTGCGACTGGATTCGGAAGCATGGAAACGG CGGGCAGTGGATCAAATCTGCTTCGAAAAGTCGTTTTACAGTTCATTGACAGACAGATTTGTAAAAGACAGTTCACAGGACGACAATTCAAGGCTGGGATCATTGACGAGCAGTTGTGCATAGGAAGTGAAACTTCAGGCAAAGATACTTGCCAGGGAGACTCCGGTGGTCCAATTCAGACCATTTTGGAGCCGAAAGGTTGCACCTATCATATAATTGCTGTCACATCGCTAGGACCTCTATCTTGTGGAAATTCGCCTGCCCTGTACACCAAAGTATCTGGCTACATAGATTGGATCGAAGGAATTGTGTGGAaggatgaatga